From the genome of Actinomycetota bacterium:
GAGGCTCCGTCCGGCCTCGACCAGCGCCCGCCAGGTGTCGGGACCGACCAGCCCGTCGGCGGTCAGGCCGCGCTGCTGCTGGAACGCGCGCACCGCCGCCTCGGTGCCCGGGCCGAACTCCGCTGGTTCGTCGTCGCTGCACGAGTAGCCGAGGTCCACCAGGCGCAGCTGGATGTCACGCACCGCCGGGCCGGCGGCGTGGCGTCCGATGGTTTCCATCCTGCGCAGCCTACGGTCACTGCGATCGCGTCAGCGATGCCGACCGTCCAACGTGGCGACGACCGGTGGGGGGCGGGCGCCGCCACGGTCAGGCGATGAACTCCTGCAGGTCTCCGAGGAGGGCCTGCTTGCCTTTGGCTCCGACCAGGCGCTTGGCGATCTGCCCGTCCTGGAACACGATCAGCGTCGGGATCGACATCACGCCGTACTGGCGGGCGACCTGCGGGTTCTCGTCGACGTTGAGCTTGACCACCTTCAGGGTGTCGCTGTGCTCCGTGCCGATCTCGTCCACGATCGGTGCGATGATCCGGCACGGGCCGCACCACTCGGCCCAGAAGTCGACCAGCACCGGCCGGTCGGCCTCGAGGACCTCCGCCGTCCACTCAGCGGTGGTCACCGCCGTCGTCGCCATACGTTCGCTCCTTGTCGTCTGCGCCAGT
Proteins encoded in this window:
- the trxA gene encoding thioredoxin, with amino-acid sequence MATTAVTTAEWTAEVLEADRPVLVDFWAEWCGPCRIIAPIVDEIGTEHSDTLKVVKLNVDENPQVARQYGVMSIPTLIVFQDGQIAKRLVGAKGKQALLGDLQEFIA